A stretch of the Pseudobacteriovorax antillogorgiicola genome encodes the following:
- the rpoB gene encoding DNA-directed RNA polymerase subunit beta has product MTSLASSFTRPRKKFEKIPAAIDIPYLIELQKSSYNSFLQAEVLPNDRKNVGLQSVFNSVFPISHFAETASVEFVSYSFEEPKYTVDECRQRGMSFAAPLKVVIRLVVWDIDKDTSVKSIRDVKEQEVYFGEIPLMTEDGTFIINGTERVVVSQLHRSSGVFFDHDKGRNSTSGKLLYTARVIPYRGSWLDFEFDTKDILYLRIDRRRKMYATILLKALGYTEQELLDYFYKKEWIRIKEGKLEKRLNYEILRGQRALSDLIDPSSGKVLVKRGRRISVGAIRQMEQAGIEYVAMEQEELVGKFVAEPILDKSGEEIVPVNGELDMEALTEIVKAGVSEFSVLFIDNVNADASFRNTLVGDKVDTKDEAILEIYKRMRPGDPPTIEPATALFDNLFFNPDRYDLSAVGRMKLNEKLGLDLPVETRTLTKEDILKTVEYLLALKNDKGQIDDIDNLSNRRVRAVGELLENQYRIGLLRIERAIRERLQLGDVETLLPHDFVNNKPASAVVKEFFGSSQLSQFMDQTNPLSEVTHKRRLSALGPGGLSRERAGFEVRDVHPTHYGRICPIETPEGPNIGLISSLASYAKVNEYGFIETPFRTLADGGEEVKYYSAAEEHTDHVIAQASIIQSNEDLVYARRSGESEIVRADEADLMDVSTSQLVSVAANLIPFLQNDDANRALMGSNMQRQAVPLLKTRAPLVGTGMERIVARDSGATIVAKRDGVVVAVDAERIVVKSEDTSESLTEVGAEVDIYKLEKNKRSNVDTCINQKSIVHKGEKVKKGDIIGDGFATEMGELALGQNVVVAFMPWSGYNFEDSILISERVVKEDLYTSIHIQEFECISRDTKLGQEEITSDIPNVGEDALKNLDDAGIIRIGADVRPNDLLVGKITPKGETQLTPEEKLLRAIFGEKAGDVRDTSLRVPPGVVGTVIGAKIYSREGAIKDSRSQQIEDTEIAKLRKDENDRIAIIKESAAGKIARITSGESLAGDIRGRDGEVIAPSGTLLDTEFLTNLDYVYWESVSVNDAEKSSLLLKVVENLREKINLIRFMTEEQIKKVRKGDELPPGVIKMVKIYVAIKRKLQVGDKMAGRHGNKGVVSRILPEEDMPFLTDGRPVDIVLNPLGVPSRMNVGQILETHLGWAAKGVGERLNTMLEESFPRKEIEDLACNIWKDDKEIEEFVRNCTDDQLKIFVKKYREGVHLANPVFDGAVEDDIERYLELAGLDKDGQSDLYDGRTGNKFDNRVTVGVMYVLKLHHLVDEKIHARSIGPYSLVTQQPLGGKAQFGGQRLGEMEVWAMEAYGAANTLQEFLTVKSDDVLGRTRMYESIVKGQNMMMPGLPESFNVLVKELQSLGLDVNLIRDNEEVGLDGFA; this is encoded by the coding sequence ATGACCTCCCTCGCTTCTAGTTTTACTCGTCCGCGTAAGAAGTTTGAAAAGATTCCGGCAGCAATTGATATACCTTACCTGATCGAATTGCAAAAGAGCAGTTACAATTCTTTTTTACAGGCTGAGGTTTTGCCGAATGATCGGAAAAACGTAGGCTTACAATCTGTCTTCAACTCCGTTTTCCCCATTTCTCACTTCGCTGAGACGGCTTCTGTCGAGTTTGTTAGCTACTCGTTCGAGGAGCCCAAATATACCGTCGATGAGTGTCGACAGCGAGGCATGAGCTTTGCGGCTCCACTCAAAGTGGTCATCCGGCTTGTCGTCTGGGACATCGACAAAGATACTTCCGTAAAAAGTATTCGCGATGTCAAAGAGCAGGAAGTTTACTTTGGTGAAATCCCACTCATGACCGAAGATGGTACCTTTATCATCAACGGTACCGAGCGAGTTGTTGTTTCCCAGCTACACCGTTCGTCAGGTGTATTCTTCGACCACGATAAGGGGCGCAACTCAACGTCTGGTAAGTTGCTTTACACAGCCCGCGTTATTCCTTATCGCGGAAGTTGGTTAGATTTCGAGTTTGATACGAAAGATATCCTATACCTTAGAATCGATCGCCGCCGCAAAATGTATGCGACCATTCTGCTCAAGGCTCTTGGCTATACCGAGCAGGAACTTCTTGATTATTTCTACAAGAAGGAATGGATTCGTATTAAAGAAGGTAAGCTTGAGAAGCGCCTTAACTACGAGATTCTTCGCGGCCAGCGAGCCCTTAGTGACCTCATCGATCCGTCATCTGGTAAGGTCCTTGTAAAACGGGGCCGGCGAATCTCGGTTGGTGCAATTCGTCAAATGGAACAGGCTGGAATTGAGTACGTCGCAATGGAGCAGGAGGAGCTAGTCGGCAAGTTTGTAGCCGAGCCGATCCTCGATAAGTCCGGCGAAGAAATCGTTCCGGTCAATGGTGAGCTTGACATGGAGGCCTTGACTGAAATCGTTAAGGCGGGAGTTTCTGAGTTTTCGGTACTCTTTATTGATAATGTCAATGCTGATGCATCGTTCCGTAATACACTTGTCGGTGATAAAGTTGATACCAAGGACGAGGCGATTCTCGAAATTTACAAGAGAATGCGCCCTGGTGATCCCCCTACGATCGAGCCCGCAACGGCACTATTCGATAACCTGTTTTTCAACCCAGATCGCTACGATCTCAGTGCTGTTGGGCGTATGAAGCTCAATGAAAAGCTGGGGCTTGATCTTCCAGTTGAGACTCGTACTCTAACTAAAGAAGATATTCTAAAAACAGTTGAGTACCTCCTGGCTCTTAAAAATGACAAGGGTCAGATTGATGATATTGACAACCTTAGTAATCGTCGAGTCAGAGCGGTTGGTGAGCTTTTAGAAAACCAGTATCGGATCGGCCTCTTAAGAATTGAGCGCGCTATCCGCGAGCGTCTACAGTTGGGTGATGTAGAAACCTTACTTCCCCATGACTTTGTCAACAATAAGCCAGCGTCTGCAGTGGTGAAGGAATTCTTTGGTAGTTCCCAGCTAAGCCAGTTTATGGATCAGACAAATCCACTTTCTGAGGTGACTCACAAGCGTCGTTTGTCAGCCCTTGGTCCGGGTGGTTTGAGTCGTGAACGTGCTGGTTTCGAAGTTCGAGACGTTCATCCCACTCACTATGGCCGAATTTGTCCGATTGAGACCCCGGAAGGTCCAAACATTGGCTTGATTTCGTCTTTAGCTAGTTATGCGAAGGTAAACGAGTACGGCTTCATCGAAACTCCGTTCCGCACCTTGGCTGATGGTGGAGAAGAGGTTAAATACTACTCCGCTGCCGAAGAGCATACGGATCACGTCATTGCCCAGGCTTCTATTATCCAAAGTAACGAAGATCTGGTTTATGCGAGACGTTCTGGTGAAAGTGAGATCGTACGTGCAGACGAAGCGGATTTGATGGATGTTTCGACATCTCAGCTTGTTTCTGTCGCAGCGAACTTGATTCCCTTCCTTCAAAATGACGATGCAAACCGAGCCCTTATGGGATCGAACATGCAGCGCCAAGCCGTGCCTCTACTAAAAACTCGTGCTCCACTTGTGGGGACGGGAATGGAGAGAATTGTAGCCCGAGATTCTGGAGCAACGATCGTCGCTAAGCGGGACGGTGTCGTTGTTGCAGTTGATGCGGAGCGGATCGTCGTCAAGTCTGAAGATACAAGCGAGTCTCTCACCGAGGTAGGTGCAGAGGTTGATATCTACAAACTTGAGAAAAACAAGCGTTCAAACGTTGACACCTGTATCAACCAGAAGTCTATCGTTCATAAGGGCGAGAAGGTTAAGAAAGGTGACATCATCGGTGATGGTTTCGCCACGGAAATGGGTGAACTAGCACTTGGTCAAAATGTGGTAGTGGCATTCATGCCTTGGAGTGGTTACAACTTCGAGGATTCTATCCTCATTTCTGAACGGGTAGTTAAAGAAGACCTATATACAAGTATCCATATTCAGGAATTTGAATGTATCTCCCGTGATACCAAGCTAGGTCAGGAGGAAATTACTTCTGATATTCCTAATGTCGGTGAAGATGCGCTCAAAAACCTGGATGACGCCGGTATCATCAGAATTGGTGCAGACGTAAGACCAAATGATCTTCTCGTCGGTAAAATTACACCTAAAGGTGAGACTCAGCTGACTCCGGAAGAAAAGCTTCTCAGGGCGATCTTCGGTGAGAAGGCCGGTGACGTCAGAGATACCTCTTTGAGGGTTCCTCCTGGTGTTGTTGGTACCGTTATCGGTGCTAAAATCTACTCTCGGGAAGGTGCGATCAAGGATAGCCGTAGCCAGCAAATTGAAGACACTGAAATTGCAAAGCTGCGTAAAGACGAGAATGACCGCATCGCGATTATTAAAGAGTCAGCAGCTGGTAAGATCGCTCGCATTACGTCAGGCGAATCTTTAGCAGGTGATATCCGTGGTCGTGATGGTGAAGTGATCGCCCCATCGGGGACCTTGCTCGACACTGAGTTCCTGACGAACCTTGACTACGTTTACTGGGAAAGTGTTTCTGTTAACGACGCCGAGAAGAGCAGCTTGCTACTGAAGGTCGTTGAAAACCTCCGTGAAAAGATCAATTTGATCCGTTTCATGACAGAGGAGCAGATCAAAAAGGTTCGTAAAGGTGACGAGCTGCCTCCTGGTGTGATCAAAATGGTTAAAATCTATGTCGCCATCAAGCGTAAGCTTCAGGTTGGTGATAAGATGGCTGGGCGTCACGGGAACAAGGGTGTTGTGTCGCGAATTCTTCCAGAGGAAGACATGCCATTCCTAACAGATGGTCGCCCTGTTGATATCGTGTTGAACCCACTTGGTGTTCCGTCACGTATGAACGTGGGACAGATTCTAGAAACTCACCTTGGGTGGGCCGCGAAGGGCGTTGGTGAGCGATTGAACACCATGCTTGAAGAAAGCTTCCCAAGAAAAGAGATCGAGGATCTCGCCTGTAATATCTGGAAAGATGATAAAGAGATCGAAGAGTTCGTCCGCAACTGTACGGATGATCAGCTGAAGATTTTCGTGAAGAAGTATCGGGAAGGCGTACACCTTGCGAACCCAGTGTTCGACGGGGCAGTAGAAGACGATATTGAGCGATATCTTGAGCTTGCAGGTCTTGATAAAGATGGTCAAAGCGACTTGTATGACGGACGAACCGGCAACAAGTTCGACAATAGAGTTACTGTTGGTGTGATGTACGTACTCAAGCTACATCACTTGGTGGATGAGAAGATACATGCAAGGTCAATTGGCCCCTATTCACTTGTTACGCAGCAGCCTCTGGGTGGTAAGGCTCAGTTCGGTGGTCAGCGTCTCGGGGAGATGGAGGTCTGGGCTATGGAAGCGTACGGAGCTGCCAATACTCTACAAGAGTTCTTGACAGTGAAGTCCGATGACGTTCTCGGACGGACGCGGATGTACGAGTCCATTGTAAAAGGTCAGAATATGATGATGCCGGGGCTACCCGAAAGCTTCAACGTTCTGGTCAAGGAGCTTCAGAGTCTTGGTCTCGATGTAAACTTGATTCGAGATAACGAAGAAGTCGGATTGGATGGGTTTGCATAG
- the rplL gene encoding 50S ribosomal protein L7/L12 yields MSNVTKEQVVEFLENLTLLEAADLVKELEDKFGVSAAAPVAMMAGGPAAGAAAEEEKDEFSVVLADHGAKKINVIKEIRAITGLGLKEAKDLVEGAPKEIKAGVPKDEANKIKEALEKAGAKVELK; encoded by the coding sequence ATGTCAAACGTGACTAAAGAACAAGTTGTTGAGTTTTTAGAGAATCTAACTCTTTTAGAGGCTGCTGATCTTGTAAAAGAATTAGAAGACAAATTCGGTGTGAGCGCTGCTGCTCCAGTTGCTATGATGGCTGGTGGACCAGCTGCTGGCGCTGCTGCTGAAGAAGAGAAGGATGAATTCTCTGTAGTTCTAGCTGACCACGGTGCTAAGAAGATCAACGTGATTAAAGAAATCCGTGCGATCACTGGCCTAGGTCTTAAAGAAGCTAAGGATCTTGTAGAAGGTGCTCCAAAGGAAATCAAAGCTGGTGTTCCTAAGGACGAAGCTAACAAGATCAAAGAAGCTCTTGAAAAAGCTGGCGCTAAAGTCGAACTTAAGTAA
- the rplA gene encoding 50S ribosomal protein L1, with the protein MAKRGKKYREAVGKIDREHDYELVEACKLVKETSYSKMDASVDLAVNLGVDPRHADQNIRGATPLPHGLGKKVRIVVFAKGEKAAEASELNVDFVGADDLAKKITDGWLDFDHVIATPDMMGVVGRLGKLLGPRGLMPNPKLGTVTFDVAKAVSELRAGRAEYRVDKAGIVHTSIGRVGFTEQQLSENIKTVLDALLKAKPSTAKGTYMKKVSLSATMGPGVRIDPAPFRN; encoded by the coding sequence ATGGCAAAACGCGGAAAAAAGTATCGCGAAGCCGTCGGGAAGATTGATCGTGAGCACGATTATGAACTCGTTGAGGCTTGCAAATTAGTGAAAGAGACATCCTACTCTAAGATGGATGCTTCGGTTGACCTTGCAGTTAACCTCGGTGTGGACCCTCGTCACGCCGACCAAAACATTCGTGGGGCGACTCCTCTTCCCCATGGTCTCGGAAAAAAAGTAAGAATCGTAGTGTTCGCTAAAGGTGAAAAAGCTGCCGAAGCTTCTGAACTCAACGTTGATTTCGTTGGTGCGGATGACCTAGCGAAGAAGATCACAGATGGCTGGTTGGACTTTGACCATGTTATCGCAACCCCTGATATGATGGGTGTTGTCGGTCGTCTCGGTAAGCTTCTTGGCCCTCGAGGCTTGATGCCGAACCCCAAACTTGGAACGGTTACCTTCGACGTTGCTAAGGCTGTTAGCGAGCTACGAGCTGGTCGAGCAGAATACCGAGTTGACAAGGCTGGTATCGTTCACACATCTATAGGTCGTGTGGGATTCACGGAGCAGCAACTATCCGAAAACATAAAAACTGTTCTCGATGCCTTGCTGAAGGCGAAGCCTTCTACAGCTAAGGGTACTTACATGAAGAAGGTAAGTCTATCGGCAACAATGGGGCCTGGTGTTCGAATCGATCCAGCTCCCTTTAGAAATTAA
- the secE gene encoding preprotein translocase subunit SecE: MKKDDAFYLRLAYVIFAGLVAFTSYKALETIGVQTGFSEKFDELFQPASLIVALLIGAGTSLFLSRDKERHEYFLASVGELRKVTWPSFPDTRRMTIVVCVVVGIFAAILAAFDLIWAELLGIILT, from the coding sequence ATGAAAAAAGATGATGCATTCTATCTTCGCCTGGCTTACGTTATTTTTGCAGGCTTGGTAGCGTTTACTAGTTACAAAGCTCTGGAAACCATTGGCGTGCAGACCGGTTTTTCCGAGAAGTTCGATGAGTTATTCCAGCCAGCGTCCCTCATAGTTGCTCTTCTTATTGGTGCAGGTACGTCGCTTTTCTTGTCTCGTGACAAGGAAAGGCATGAGTATTTCCTAGCTTCCGTCGGGGAGTTGCGAAAGGTTACTTGGCCGAGCTTTCCTGACACGAGGCGTATGACGATCGTCGTTTGCGTGGTCGTGGGTATATTCGCTGCCATCCTTGCTGCATTTGACCTGATTTGGGCTGAACTTCTTGGTATTATATTAACCTAA
- the nusG gene encoding transcription termination/antitermination protein NusG → MSGEFKWYVVHTYSGYEERAKQSLLELAKNEGCEEQFGEVFIPQTVSETVTKSGKKKAVSKTSFPGYILVQMDLTDLTMHIVKSTPKITGFVGNTKRPRPLPDHEVLQITSEEAREQAKEVIPDVQFAKGEAVKVMEGPFSNFDGVIDEVKPDKAKVRVLVSIFGRETPVELEFGQVEKI, encoded by the coding sequence ATGAGCGGCGAATTCAAGTGGTATGTCGTCCATACCTATTCAGGCTATGAAGAGCGAGCAAAGCAATCCCTTTTAGAACTCGCAAAGAACGAAGGATGCGAAGAGCAGTTCGGAGAGGTTTTTATCCCGCAGACGGTGAGTGAGACCGTCACCAAGTCGGGTAAGAAAAAGGCTGTGTCGAAGACATCTTTCCCGGGTTACATCCTAGTCCAGATGGATCTTACCGATCTCACCATGCATATCGTCAAAAGCACCCCTAAAATTACCGGCTTTGTTGGGAATACAAAACGACCTAGGCCTTTGCCAGATCACGAGGTGCTTCAGATCACTTCCGAAGAAGCTCGTGAGCAAGCGAAAGAAGTTATTCCAGACGTGCAGTTTGCAAAAGGCGAGGCGGTCAAGGTTATGGAAGGGCCGTTTAGTAACTTCGACGGCGTCATCGATGAGGTTAAGCCTGATAAAGCGAAAGTCAGGGTATTAGTTAGTATTTTTGGGCGAGAAACCCCAGTGGAACTCGAGTTCGGACAAGTTGAGAAGATTTAG
- the rplK gene encoding 50S ribosomal protein L11: protein MAKKVVGFIKLQIPAGKANPAPPIGPALGQRGVNIMAFCKDFNAKTQKQAGSVLPTVITVYADKSFSFITKSPPASDLLKKAAQLQKGSQTPGTSVAGSVTMDQVKEIAKTKMNDLNAYDEDAAARIILGSARSMGLEVK, encoded by the coding sequence GTGGCAAAGAAAGTTGTCGGATTTATCAAATTGCAGATTCCGGCAGGAAAAGCGAACCCTGCTCCACCCATTGGTCCAGCTTTGGGTCAACGCGGTGTGAATATCATGGCGTTCTGCAAAGACTTTAATGCTAAAACTCAAAAGCAGGCTGGATCTGTTCTGCCTACCGTGATAACTGTATACGCGGATAAGTCTTTTAGTTTTATCACTAAGAGTCCCCCTGCTTCAGATCTTTTAAAGAAAGCTGCTCAGTTGCAGAAGGGTTCACAAACTCCTGGAACTAGTGTTGCTGGATCTGTGACGATGGATCAGGTTAAAGAAATCGCGAAAACAAAGATGAATGATCTTAATGCTTACGACGAAGATGCGGCAGCGCGAATCATTTTAGGTTCAGCTCGTAGCATGGGTCTCGAAGTAAAGTAA
- the rlmB gene encoding 23S rRNA (guanosine(2251)-2'-O)-methyltransferase RlmB: protein MKKQNFRRKNKPSTKPEGLYVESWSALQEYLQYQEQRIKKIECPDRDMNRLGKLLEGRSLPCPIEQGAESLKVFVQEDFRDEFRLEEKLPDQLSPVVLALDHITDTRNLGAILRSASFFGVSDIVVPQKRQAPIALGTMSTCQGALVFTDVYSVVNLVRTLRKLKDHGYWIVGTDMGGEPMDRYSSKYEKVVLVMGSEDKGLSRLVRKACDVIVSIEGAPNRVESLNVAVAAGIVLQQFSKSL from the coding sequence ATGAAAAAACAAAATTTTAGAAGAAAAAACAAACCTTCAACAAAACCCGAGGGCTTGTATGTTGAAAGTTGGTCTGCTCTTCAAGAATATCTCCAGTATCAAGAACAGAGAATCAAAAAAATTGAGTGCCCTGACCGAGACATGAATCGATTAGGGAAGCTACTTGAAGGCCGTAGCTTACCGTGTCCTATCGAGCAAGGTGCCGAGTCTCTAAAAGTTTTTGTTCAAGAAGACTTCCGTGATGAATTCAGGCTTGAAGAGAAGCTTCCAGACCAACTTTCGCCCGTGGTTCTTGCCTTGGATCACATCACGGATACGAGGAACCTGGGTGCGATTTTACGGTCAGCATCTTTCTTTGGTGTTTCCGATATTGTTGTTCCTCAAAAGCGTCAGGCTCCTATTGCCTTGGGTACGATGTCTACGTGCCAAGGGGCACTAGTCTTCACGGACGTCTACTCCGTGGTGAATCTGGTTCGGACCTTGAGAAAGCTAAAAGATCACGGTTACTGGATAGTTGGTACGGATATGGGAGGTGAGCCTATGGACCGATACTCCAGTAAATATGAAAAGGTTGTCTTGGTGATGGGGTCGGAGGATAAAGGTTTATCACGTCTCGTACGCAAGGCCTGTGATGTGATTGTATCTATTGAAGGTGCACCCAATCGCGTGGAGTCCTTGAACGTAGCGGTTGCCGCTGGAATTGTGCTGCAACAATTCAGTAAGTCATTATAA
- a CDS encoding DUF4388 domain-containing protein, with product MTQFTPIGIGATEGGELLLQDELSDGQWRALKVGTDTVLLHNEGIADQISSASGRCGTDVLVSLMYGLVHRRFTGIFSIKVDDNHKSLYFQNGELVFARSDLMDDRLGEVIYRGGRITIDQMTNAAVEVTRERKFGKVLLESKEYNSADLWDFLKLQIKEIFQSVFLTSHVVYEIRADSSQPPVSIILEESTKTLIEQCASFSQMFRGFRSRVGARSRLIVREEDRDHKHEEGTHLYDMLLLIRENPTVANLLAKSKLTESNTYLNLFHLVVERYIEVEELDENSQVFIASDHQQRELKGYIDAYHIVLRTSVKAFGDAKVTFPYLDLQSFVRRLYQDRNTPIYLKSDGSIAVESVRHLYEKGRDSATQQQSIAWALQGLIQFVLQITGDLLPKNGWAVKKSIQEMLI from the coding sequence ATGACGCAGTTCACTCCCATTGGAATTGGCGCCACCGAAGGAGGTGAATTGCTTCTGCAAGATGAACTCAGTGATGGTCAGTGGCGAGCTCTAAAAGTCGGCACGGACACAGTGCTGCTTCATAATGAAGGCATCGCAGACCAGATTAGCTCTGCTTCAGGGCGATGTGGTACAGATGTTTTAGTCAGCCTTATGTATGGTTTGGTTCATCGGCGCTTCACAGGTATTTTTAGTATTAAAGTCGATGACAATCACAAGTCCCTATACTTTCAAAACGGCGAATTGGTGTTTGCGCGATCCGATCTGATGGACGATCGGCTGGGCGAAGTTATCTATCGGGGTGGGCGTATCACGATCGATCAGATGACAAATGCTGCAGTTGAAGTCACAAGAGAGCGTAAATTTGGTAAGGTGCTGCTTGAAAGTAAGGAATATAACAGTGCCGATCTTTGGGACTTCTTGAAGCTTCAGATTAAAGAGATATTCCAGTCGGTTTTCTTGACCTCTCATGTGGTTTACGAAATTAGAGCTGATAGTAGTCAGCCCCCCGTTTCGATTATCCTTGAGGAAAGTACAAAAACTCTCATTGAGCAGTGCGCTAGCTTTAGCCAAATGTTTCGTGGGTTTCGGAGCCGCGTCGGAGCCAGGTCTAGGCTAATTGTGAGGGAAGAGGATCGTGACCACAAACACGAAGAGGGAACACATCTCTACGATATGCTGTTGCTGATTCGAGAAAATCCAACAGTCGCAAACCTATTGGCAAAATCGAAACTAACCGAAAGCAACACCTATCTCAATCTATTTCATCTGGTGGTGGAGAGATATATCGAGGTTGAAGAACTGGATGAAAATAGCCAGGTGTTTATCGCCAGCGACCACCAGCAGCGTGAGCTTAAAGGCTATATCGATGCTTATCACATTGTCCTGAGGACGTCTGTGAAAGCCTTTGGTGATGCTAAGGTGACGTTTCCATACCTCGACCTGCAAAGCTTTGTCAGGCGGCTCTATCAGGATCGGAACACCCCCATATACTTGAAAAGCGATGGTAGTATAGCCGTTGAGAGTGTAAGACACCTCTACGAAAAGGGGCGTGACAGCGCCACACAGCAGCAGTCCATCGCATGGGCTCTGCAAGGCCTGATTCAATTTGTCCTGCAAATCACTGGTGACTTGCTGCCGAAGAACGGATGGGCAGTCAAAAAATCTATTCAAGAAATGTTAATATGA
- the tuf gene encoding elongation factor Tu, with the protein MAKEKFERGKPHVNVGTIGHVDHGKTTLTAAITKVMSLAYGGELKAFDEIDNAPEEKARGITIATSHVEYESENRHYAHVDCPGHADYVKNMITGAAQMDGAILVCSAADGPMPQTREHILLARQVGVPKIVVFLNKCDMVDDEELLELVEMEVRELLSQYQFPGDDTPIVKGSALKALEAGSADDEWAKKVVELIAECDEYIPVPDRPVDKPFLMPIEDVFSISGRGTVVTGRIERGIVKVGEEIEIVGIKETTKTTCTGVEMFRKLLDEGQAGDNVGILLRGTKREEVVRGQVLSKPGSITPHKKFKASVYILTKEEGGRHTPFFKGYRPQFYFRTTDVTGNIILPADVEMVMPGDNIDVEVELIQPIAMDKELRFAIREGGRTVGAGVVAEITD; encoded by the coding sequence ATGGCAAAAGAAAAATTTGAACGAGGAAAACCACACGTTAACGTTGGTACTATTGGCCACGTCGACCACGGTAAAACAACTCTAACTGCAGCAATCACAAAGGTCATGAGTCTTGCTTACGGTGGCGAACTGAAAGCGTTTGATGAGATCGATAATGCTCCGGAAGAGAAGGCTCGCGGTATCACTATCGCGACATCTCACGTAGAGTACGAATCTGAAAACCGTCACTACGCTCACGTTGACTGTCCAGGTCACGCTGACTATGTGAAGAACATGATCACTGGTGCTGCTCAGATGGACGGTGCGATCTTGGTTTGTAGCGCGGCTGATGGCCCCATGCCTCAGACTCGTGAGCACATTCTACTTGCTCGTCAGGTAGGTGTTCCAAAGATCGTAGTATTCCTTAATAAGTGCGACATGGTCGACGACGAAGAGCTTCTAGAGCTCGTCGAAATGGAAGTTCGTGAGCTTCTAAGTCAGTACCAGTTCCCAGGAGATGACACTCCGATTGTTAAGGGTTCTGCTCTAAAAGCTCTTGAAGCTGGCAGCGCTGATGATGAGTGGGCTAAAAAGGTTGTTGAGCTTATCGCAGAATGTGATGAGTACATCCCAGTTCCTGATCGTCCAGTTGACAAGCCTTTCTTGATGCCGATCGAAGATGTTTTCTCCATCTCTGGTCGTGGTACAGTTGTTACTGGTCGTATCGAGCGCGGTATTGTTAAGGTTGGTGAAGAGATCGAAATCGTTGGTATTAAAGAAACAACGAAGACGACCTGTACTGGCGTAGAAATGTTCCGTAAGCTTCTAGACGAAGGTCAAGCGGGTGACAACGTTGGTATCCTTCTTCGTGGTACTAAGCGTGAAGAGGTTGTACGTGGTCAGGTTCTTTCTAAGCCTGGCTCCATTACGCCGCACAAGAAGTTCAAGGCTTCTGTCTATATCTTGACTAAAGAAGAAGGTGGACGTCACACTCCATTCTTCAAGGGTTACCGTCCTCAGTTCTACTTCAGAACTACTGACGTAACTGGCAACATCATCCTTCCTGCTGATGTAGAGATGGTTATGCCTGGTGACAACATTGATGTTGAAGTTGAACTTATCCAGCCAATTGCGATGGATAAAGAGCTTCGCTTCGCGATCCGCGAAGGTGGACGTACTGTTGGTGCCGGTGTTGTTGCTGAGATCACTGACTAA
- the rplJ gene encoding 50S ribosomal protein L10, which produces MDRQGKEQLKNDLAEKFSKSSAVIVAEYRGMTVEEVTDLRVKLREVSAEFKVIKNRIAKKAIEAEVTDMKDLSDKLVGPIGIVCAYGDSAQATKTVLEFAKGNPNLKVTAGHMEGSVVNTDELKAIADLPSKEVLLGQIVGSLVAPHRGLLGVLNGVSRNLVQVINAIKDKKS; this is translated from the coding sequence ATGGACCGTCAGGGAAAAGAACAACTCAAAAATGATCTCGCTGAGAAATTCAGCAAGTCTAGTGCTGTTATCGTAGCGGAGTACCGCGGAATGACAGTTGAAGAAGTGACTGACCTAAGAGTCAAGCTTCGCGAAGTAAGTGCTGAATTTAAGGTCATTAAGAATCGAATCGCTAAAAAAGCGATCGAAGCTGAAGTGACAGATATGAAAGACCTTTCAGACAAGCTAGTTGGGCCCATTGGGATCGTCTGCGCCTATGGTGACTCGGCTCAAGCAACAAAGACCGTGCTGGAATTTGCGAAGGGAAATCCCAATCTCAAAGTTACCGCTGGTCACATGGAAGGCTCAGTAGTCAATACTGATGAGCTAAAGGCAATCGCAGATCTACCAAGCAAAGAGGTGCTTTTGGGCCAGATTGTCGGCTCTCTCGTGGCTCCTCACCGTGGCTTGCTAGGTGTGCTTAATGGTGTCAGCCGCAATCTTGTACAGGTTATCAACGCTATCAAAGATAAGAAGTCTTAA